The proteins below are encoded in one region of Podarcis raffonei isolate rPodRaf1 chromosome 6, rPodRaf1.pri, whole genome shotgun sequence:
- the RPE65 gene encoding retinoid isomerohydrolase isoform X2 translates to MTEKRVVITEFGTYAYPDPCKNIFSRFFSYFQGVEVTDNALVNVYPVGEDFYACTETNFITKINPENLETIKKVDISKYVSVNGVTAHPHVENDGTVYNMGNCFGKNFSLAYNVVRIPPLQADKKDPMTKCEVIVQFPCSDRFKPSYVHSFGMTPNYIVFVETPVKINLLKFLSSWSLWGANYMDCFESNEKMGVWMHVADRKKKKYLNIKFRTSPFNLFHHINTYEDHGFLVVDLCTWKGFEFVYNYLYLANLRENWEEVKKNAQKAPQPEVRRYVLPLNIEKADTGKNLITLPNTTATAVLHSDETIWLEPEVIFSGPRQAFEFPQINYAKYSGKPYTYAYGLGLNHFVPDRLCKMNIKTRETWVWQEPDAYPSEPIFVSHPDALEEDDGVVLSIVISPGSGPKPGYLLILSAKDMSEVARAEVDINIPVTFHGLFKRA, encoded by the exons ATGACTGAGAAAAGAGTCGTGATTACAGAATTTGGCACCTATGCTTACCCAGATCCATGCAAGAATATATTTTCCAG GTTTTTTTCATACTTCCAAGGTGTGGAGGTCACCGACAATGCCCTGGTGAATGTGTACCCCGTGGGTGAAGATTTTTATGCCTGTACCGAGACAAACTTCATAACAAAAATTAACCCAGAGAATCTGGAAAcaattaaaaag GTGGATATCAGCAAATATGTTTCTGTCAATGGAGTAACAGCACACCCCCACGTTGAGAATGATGGAACTGTTTACAATATGGGCAACTGCTTTGGAAAGAATTTTTCCCTTGCCTACAACGTTGTACGGATACCTCCCCTGCAAGCAG aTAAGAAAGATCCAATGACCAAATGTGAGGTGATTGTTCAGTTTCCTTGCAGTGACAGGTTCAAGCCATCTTATGTGCACAG CTTTGGAATGACTCCAAATTACATCGTATTTGTGGAAACACCAGTGAAAATCAACTTGCTCAAGTTTCTTTCTTCCTGGAGTCTTTGGGGTGCCAACTACATGGATTGTTTTGAGTCAAATGAAAAAATGGGG GTATGGATGCATGTAGCTGATAGGAAAAAAAAGAAGTACCTCAACATCAAATTCAGGACTTCACCTTTTAACCTTTTTCATCACATCAACACCTATGAAGATCACGGTTTTCTGGTTGTGGATTTATGCACATGGAAGGG GTTTGAGTTCGTTTACAATTACTTATATTTAGCCAATTTACGGGAGAACTGGGAAGAAGTGAAGAAAAATGCCCAGAAAGCTCCTCAACCTGAAGTTCGTCGATACGTCCTTCCCCTAAATATTGAGAAG GCTGACACTGGCAAAAACTTAATCACATTGCCTAATACAACAGCTACTGCAGTTCTGCACAGTGACGAAACCATCTGGCTGGAGCCAGAAGTTATTTTTTCAGGGCCCCGTCAAG cTTTTGAGTTTCCACAAATAAACTATGCAAAGTATTCTGGGAAACCGTACACATATGCATATGGACTTGGATTGAATCACTTTGTTCCAGACAGG CTTTGCAAGATGAATATCAAAACAAGAGAGACATGGGTATGGCAAGAACCAGATGCCTATCCCTCTGAACCAATCTTTGTTTCACACCCAGATGCCCTGGAAGAGGATGATG GTGTTGTCCTGAGCATTGTCATTAGTCCTGGAAGTGGACCAAAGCCTGGCTACCTTTTGATCTTGAGTGCAAAGGACATGAGTGAAGTCGCCAGGGCAGAAGTGGACATAAACATCCCAGTTACTTTTCATGGACTCTTCAAACGAGCATGA
- the LOC128415624 gene encoding methylcrotonoyl-CoA carboxylase beta chain, mitochondrial-like produces the protein MWIALTMLSRYSRHPSSTSCSSLFQTSKSICQEVGIGRQQIWSLRRGKDGTKCTSVVPHNMLHSSSMSFKINNKHNHTKNFPVLDGSIPSLYRHVVEGNARNSEICIQRYSELLVKVSKGGGKDAILRHTQKNKKLLVRERLKMLLDDESFLELSPFAGLDMPYGDVPAAGCLTGIGKICGVWCVFMANDATVKGGTIYPISVKKQLRAQEIAIKNRLPSVYLVDSGGAFLPLQAELFPDQFHGGRVFYNEAVMSALKIPQVAVVCGSCTAGGAYVPTMAEETAIVDKIGTMFLAGPPLVKAATGEDIHPEALGGANLHAKVSGCVDHFASSEKEAYECVRNIISTLNYEIPTEETVEYDSPLYSADELLGLAPQDYSYTLHIKLILSRMIDGSRFQEFKANYGTTLVAGFSYVEGQLVGIVANNGELTHEASLKGSHFIQLCSQRNIPILFLLNTAPCAAEPTSLTQAEDHTNRLKAQASMMAAVACAAVPKITLVIGGCYGNESYAMCGRSFDPNFLFLWPNARIGLVDSRHCHTLSFIWDADRQGAEVDLKLLKEKLEEESSAFYSSARLWDDGVILPQSSRKVIAQCLRIMKQQKYQIMSPQQSPLPVIRM, from the exons ATGTGGATCGCTCTCACCATGCTCTCCAGGTATTCACGACACCCCTCATCTACTTCCTGCTCTTCATTATTCCAAACTTCCAAGAGCATATGTCAGGAAGTTGGCATAGGCAGACAGCAAATATGGAGCCTCCGGAGAGGCAAGGATGGAACAAAATGCACCAGTGTGGTTCCACATAACATGCTACATTCCTCCTCTATGAGCttcaaaataaacaataaacataaCCATACAAAAAACTTTCCAGTATTAGATGGAAGCATCCCTTCCCTGTATAGACACGTAGTTGAAGGCAATGCAAGAAACAGTGAGATCTGCATTCAAAG GTATTCAGAGTTGCTTGTGAAGGTCagtaaaggaggaggaaaagatgcAATATTGCGCCACACTCAGAAGAACAAAAAGTTGCTTGTTCGTGAACGCTTAAAGATGCTTCTTGATGATGAAAGTTTCCTTGAGCTCTCCCCTTTTGCAGGCCTTGATATGCCTTATGGTGATGTTCCTGCAGCAGGATGTCTCACTG GTATTGGAAAAATCTGTGGAGTCTGGTGTGTCTTCATGGCAAATGATGCAACTGTGAAAGGAGGGACCATTTATCCTATTTCAGTGAAGAAACAACTGAGAGCTCAAGAAATAGCAATTAAAAATAGACTTCCGTCTGTTTACCTTGTGGACAGTGGGGGAGCATTCTTGCCACTTCAG GCAGAGTTGTTTCCTGACCAATTCCATGGAGGCCGAGTTTTCTACAATGAGGCTGTGATGTCTGCATTGAAAATCCCTCAG GTGGCAGTTGTGTGTGGTTCTTGTACTGCAGGAGGTGCTTATGTTCCTACcatggcagaggaaacagctattGTAGATAAAATTGGCACAATGTTTCTCGCTGGGCCCCCTTTAGTTAAAGCTGCCACAGGAGAAGATATTCACCCCGAGGCACTGGGAGGAGCCAACCTGCATGCTAA GGTCAGTGGCTGTGTTGACCATTTTGCATCTTCAGAAAAAGAAGCATATGAATGTGTTAGAAATATTATTTCAACACTCAATTATGAAATACCTACAGAAGAAACTGTAGAGTATGACAGTCCCTTGTACAGTGCTGATGAGCTTCTGGGGCTTGCACCACAAGATTATAGCTACACTCTACATATAAAATTG ATCCTGAGTCGGATGATAGATGGCAGCAGGTTCCAGGAATTCAAAGCTAATTATGGAACTACCTTAGTAGCAGGATTTTCCTACGTAGAAGG ACAGCTAGTTGGAATAGTGGCTAACAACGGTGAGCTGACTCATGAAGCTTCTCTGAAGGGTTCCCACTTCATACAGCTTTGTAGCCAACGAAACATTCCAATCCTTTTTCTCCTGAATACAGCTCCATGTGCAGCAGAGCCAACCAGTCTCACACAG GCAGAGGATCACACTAATAGGCTGAAAGCACAAGCATCCATGATGGCTGCAGTTGCTTGTGCTGCTGTTCCCAAGATAACCCTTGTGATTGGTGGCTGCTATGGAAATGAAAGCTATGCTATG TGTGGAAGATCATTTGATccaaacttcctgttcctctggcCCAATGCAAGAATAGGCCTTGTGGATTCAAGACATTGCCACACGCTCTCATTTATTTGGGATGCTGATCGACAAGGAGCAGAAGTAGACTTAAAACTATTAAAGGAAAA ACTAGAGGAAGAAAGCAGTGCATTCTACTCTTCTGCCAGACTCTGGGATGATGGTGTAATCCTACCGCAGAGTTCAAGGAAG GTTATTGCACAATGCTTAAGAATTATGAAACAGCAGAAATACCAGATCATGTCCCCGCAACAGTCTCCTCTTCCTGTCATAAGAATGTAA
- the RPE65 gene encoding retinoid isomerohydrolase isoform X1, whose amino-acid sequence MASQVEHPAGGYKKLFETVEELSSPITANVTGRIPVWLRGSLLRCGPGLFEVGSEPFYHLFDGQALLHKFDFKEGHVTYHRRFIRTDAYVRAMTEKRVVITEFGTYAYPDPCKNIFSRFFSYFQGVEVTDNALVNVYPVGEDFYACTETNFITKINPENLETIKKVDISKYVSVNGVTAHPHVENDGTVYNMGNCFGKNFSLAYNVVRIPPLQADKKDPMTKCEVIVQFPCSDRFKPSYVHSFGMTPNYIVFVETPVKINLLKFLSSWSLWGANYMDCFESNEKMGVWMHVADRKKKKYLNIKFRTSPFNLFHHINTYEDHGFLVVDLCTWKGFEFVYNYLYLANLRENWEEVKKNAQKAPQPEVRRYVLPLNIEKADTGKNLITLPNTTATAVLHSDETIWLEPEVIFSGPRQAFEFPQINYAKYSGKPYTYAYGLGLNHFVPDRLCKMNIKTRETWVWQEPDAYPSEPIFVSHPDALEEDDGVVLSIVISPGSGPKPGYLLILSAKDMSEVARAEVDINIPVTFHGLFKRA is encoded by the exons ATGGCCAGCCA AGTTGAACATCCAGCAGGTGGATACAAGAAGCTCTTTGAGACCGTGGAGGAACTCTCCTCACCAATAACTGCTAATGTCACGG GCAGGATTCCAGTCTGGCTCAGAGGCAGTTTACTCAGATGCGGGCCGGGTTTATTTGAAGTTGGCTCAGAACCATTTTATCATTTGTTTGATGGCCAAGCACTTCTTCACAAGTTTGACTTCAAGGAGGGGCATGTCACTTATCACAGGAG GTTTATCCGGACCGATGCCTATGTAAGGGCAATGACTGAGAAAAGAGTCGTGATTACAGAATTTGGCACCTATGCTTACCCAGATCCATGCAAGAATATATTTTCCAG GTTTTTTTCATACTTCCAAGGTGTGGAGGTCACCGACAATGCCCTGGTGAATGTGTACCCCGTGGGTGAAGATTTTTATGCCTGTACCGAGACAAACTTCATAACAAAAATTAACCCAGAGAATCTGGAAAcaattaaaaag GTGGATATCAGCAAATATGTTTCTGTCAATGGAGTAACAGCACACCCCCACGTTGAGAATGATGGAACTGTTTACAATATGGGCAACTGCTTTGGAAAGAATTTTTCCCTTGCCTACAACGTTGTACGGATACCTCCCCTGCAAGCAG aTAAGAAAGATCCAATGACCAAATGTGAGGTGATTGTTCAGTTTCCTTGCAGTGACAGGTTCAAGCCATCTTATGTGCACAG CTTTGGAATGACTCCAAATTACATCGTATTTGTGGAAACACCAGTGAAAATCAACTTGCTCAAGTTTCTTTCTTCCTGGAGTCTTTGGGGTGCCAACTACATGGATTGTTTTGAGTCAAATGAAAAAATGGGG GTATGGATGCATGTAGCTGATAGGAAAAAAAAGAAGTACCTCAACATCAAATTCAGGACTTCACCTTTTAACCTTTTTCATCACATCAACACCTATGAAGATCACGGTTTTCTGGTTGTGGATTTATGCACATGGAAGGG GTTTGAGTTCGTTTACAATTACTTATATTTAGCCAATTTACGGGAGAACTGGGAAGAAGTGAAGAAAAATGCCCAGAAAGCTCCTCAACCTGAAGTTCGTCGATACGTCCTTCCCCTAAATATTGAGAAG GCTGACACTGGCAAAAACTTAATCACATTGCCTAATACAACAGCTACTGCAGTTCTGCACAGTGACGAAACCATCTGGCTGGAGCCAGAAGTTATTTTTTCAGGGCCCCGTCAAG cTTTTGAGTTTCCACAAATAAACTATGCAAAGTATTCTGGGAAACCGTACACATATGCATATGGACTTGGATTGAATCACTTTGTTCCAGACAGG CTTTGCAAGATGAATATCAAAACAAGAGAGACATGGGTATGGCAAGAACCAGATGCCTATCCCTCTGAACCAATCTTTGTTTCACACCCAGATGCCCTGGAAGAGGATGATG GTGTTGTCCTGAGCATTGTCATTAGTCCTGGAAGTGGACCAAAGCCTGGCTACCTTTTGATCTTGAGTGCAAAGGACATGAGTGAAGTCGCCAGGGCAGAAGTGGACATAAACATCCCAGTTACTTTTCATGGACTCTTCAAACGAGCATGA